From a single Entelurus aequoreus isolate RoL-2023_Sb linkage group LG12, RoL_Eaeq_v1.1, whole genome shotgun sequence genomic region:
- the LOC133661681 gene encoding evolutionarily conserved signaling intermediate in Toll pathway, mitochondrial-like isoform X1, with product MKGANCLVQLQRLIRLLGQSGSSAAQYGALPQFGHPHVLHNTQYQMLRRFHCSPLCSKGRRVPVEFVSKGDGENQSVVLLDLFEQLAPDIKSKASFTKVVDFFTKADVRRRGHVEFIYAALKRMPEFGVEKDLAVYNKLLDVFPKEVFVPRNFIQRMFNHYPRQQECAVQILEQMENYGITPNMETKVLLVQIFGEKGHPVRKYQRIMYWFPRFKHANPFPVPHQLPGDSVDLARFSLKRIANDLDAAVTVYQIPIVTESENQTSLPLIVGIQSPNQMELLAKHNPSKPVFVEGPFRLWLRKTCVHYYILRADPTPPEEKVEEPYDPERSFGYPLQLDLSYDRDFGDLETFDVEDLDEGPVFAMCMTSQGDQATLNQWISSLQETNPILGHIPTLFRLESGPTELQAGAQKDTDQHHGDGPEAQRDKSTPEEEEEELKSSSGMTR from the exons ATGAAGGGTGCAAACTGTCTGGTCCAGCTGCAGAGGCTTATTAGGCTGCTGGGCCAGTCCGGCTCTTCTGCAGCCCAATATGGCGCTCTGCCCCAGTTTGGTCATCCTCATGTGCTGCACAACACACAATACCAG ATGCTGAGGCGTTTCCACTGCAGCCCTCTGTGCTCTAAAGGTCGCCGAGTGCCGGTAGAATTCGTCAGTAAGGGCGACGGCGAGAACCAATCCGTGGTCCTTTTGGACCTCTTTGAGCAGCTTGCCCCGGATATCAAAAGCAAGGCCTCCTTCACTAAGGTGGTGGACTTCTTCACCAAGGCCGACGTGAGACGGCGGGGTCACGTGGAGTTTATCTACGCTGCTCTTAAGAGGATGCCCGAGTTTGGTGTGGAGAAAGACTTGGCCGTCTACAACAAGCTCCTGGATGTTTTTCCCAAGGAGGTGTTTGTGCCCAGGAACTTCATCCAGCGCATGTTCAACCACTACCCCCGACAACAGGAGTGTGCGGTGCAGATACTAGAACAGATGGAGAACTACG gaatcACACCGAACATGGAAACTAAGGTGCTGCTGGTGCAGATATTTGGAGAGAAGGGTCATCCTGTGAGGAAATACCAGCGCATAATGTACTGGTTCCCTAGATTCAAACACGCCAACCCCTTCCCCGTCCCACATCAGCTGCCCGGAGACTCAGTGGATCTGGCTCGCTTCAGCCTCAAACGCATCGCCAATGACCTGGATGCTGCTGTCACTGTTTATCAG ATCCCCATCGTCACAGAGAGTGAGAATCAGACCAGTCTTCCACTTATTGTAG GCATACAGAGTCCCAACCAGATGGAGCTCCTAGCCAAACATAACCCCAGCAAGCCAGTGTTTGTGGAAGGACCCTTCCGGCTGTGGCTGAGGAAAACGTGTGTCCACTATTACATTCTCCGAGCTGACCCCACGCCGCCCGAGGAGAAG GTGGAGGAACCCTATGATCCAGAGCGCTCCTTCGGCTACCCTCTGCAGCTAGACCTCAGCTATGACCGTGACTTTGGAGACTTAGAGACATTTGACGTAGAAGACC TGGATGAAGGGCCAGTGTTTGCCATGTGTATGACCAGCCAGGGAGACCAGGCCACCCTTAACCAGTGGATCTCCAGCCTCCAGGAGACCAACCCTATCCTGGGTCACATCCCGACCCTCTTTCGCCTGGAATCCGGCCCCACAGAGCTCCAGGCCGGAGCCCAGAAGGACACGGACCAACATCACGGCGATGGTCCAGAAGCCCAAAGGGACAAGTCCACCccagaagaggaggaagaggagctgAAAAGTAGTAGTGGGATGACGAGGTGA
- the LOC133661681 gene encoding evolutionarily conserved signaling intermediate in Toll pathway, mitochondrial-like isoform X2, with translation MKGANCLVQLQRLIRLLGQSGSSAAQYGALPQFGHPHVLHNTQYQMLRRFHCSPLCSKGRRVPVEFVSKGDGENQSVVLLDLFEQLAPDIKSKASFTKVVDFFTKADVRRRGHVEFIYAALKRMPEFGVEKDLAVYNKLLDVFPKEVFVPRNFIQRMFNHYPRQQECAVQILEQMENYGITPNMETKVLLVQIFGEKGHPVRKYQRIMYWFPRFKHANPFPVPHQLPGDSVDLARFSLKRIANDLDAAVTVYQIPIVTESENQTSLPLIVGIQSPNQMELLAKHNPSKPVFVEGPFRLWLRKTCVHYYILRADPTPPEEKVEEPYDPERSFGYPLQLDLSYDRDFGDLETFDWMKGQCLPCV, from the exons ATGAAGGGTGCAAACTGTCTGGTCCAGCTGCAGAGGCTTATTAGGCTGCTGGGCCAGTCCGGCTCTTCTGCAGCCCAATATGGCGCTCTGCCCCAGTTTGGTCATCCTCATGTGCTGCACAACACACAATACCAG ATGCTGAGGCGTTTCCACTGCAGCCCTCTGTGCTCTAAAGGTCGCCGAGTGCCGGTAGAATTCGTCAGTAAGGGCGACGGCGAGAACCAATCCGTGGTCCTTTTGGACCTCTTTGAGCAGCTTGCCCCGGATATCAAAAGCAAGGCCTCCTTCACTAAGGTGGTGGACTTCTTCACCAAGGCCGACGTGAGACGGCGGGGTCACGTGGAGTTTATCTACGCTGCTCTTAAGAGGATGCCCGAGTTTGGTGTGGAGAAAGACTTGGCCGTCTACAACAAGCTCCTGGATGTTTTTCCCAAGGAGGTGTTTGTGCCCAGGAACTTCATCCAGCGCATGTTCAACCACTACCCCCGACAACAGGAGTGTGCGGTGCAGATACTAGAACAGATGGAGAACTACG gaatcACACCGAACATGGAAACTAAGGTGCTGCTGGTGCAGATATTTGGAGAGAAGGGTCATCCTGTGAGGAAATACCAGCGCATAATGTACTGGTTCCCTAGATTCAAACACGCCAACCCCTTCCCCGTCCCACATCAGCTGCCCGGAGACTCAGTGGATCTGGCTCGCTTCAGCCTCAAACGCATCGCCAATGACCTGGATGCTGCTGTCACTGTTTATCAG ATCCCCATCGTCACAGAGAGTGAGAATCAGACCAGTCTTCCACTTATTGTAG GCATACAGAGTCCCAACCAGATGGAGCTCCTAGCCAAACATAACCCCAGCAAGCCAGTGTTTGTGGAAGGACCCTTCCGGCTGTGGCTGAGGAAAACGTGTGTCCACTATTACATTCTCCGAGCTGACCCCACGCCGCCCGAGGAGAAG GTGGAGGAACCCTATGATCCAGAGCGCTCCTTCGGCTACCCTCTGCAGCTAGACCTCAGCTATGACCGTGACTTTGGAGACTTAGAGACATTTGAC TGGATGAAGGGCCAGTGTTTGCCATGTGTATGA